The following is a genomic window from Planctomycetia bacterium.
CCCCAGCTCGAACTCATCGCGGTCAACGATCGCAGCACCGACCAGACCGGACAAATCATGCAGCGCATCGCGGCCGAGACCGGGCGACTGACGGCGCTCAACGTCACGGCGATTCGCGACGGGTGGTTCGGCAAGAACAATGCGATGCGCGAGGGCGTCGAGTGTGCCACGGGTGAGTGGCTCTGCTTTACGGATGCGGACTGCGTGCAGGTTTCGCGTCGGTCACTTTCGATCGCCATGAGTTATGCCCTTGAAAAGAACGCCGATTTTCTGAGCGTGCTGCCGGCCCACGAGACGGGAAGCTTCATGGAGAGCGTGATCCAGCCGGCGTGCAGCGGGATCATGATGATCTGGTTCAACCCGCTGCGGGTGAACAATCCGCGTCGTAAGACGGCGTATGCCAATGGGGCTTTCATGCTCATGAAGCGCTCCTGTTACGAGGCCATCGGCGGCCACGACGCGGTCAAGACCGAGCTGAACGAAGACATGCACATGGCCCGCATCGCGAAGGAGCGCGGGCTGCGGCTGCGTGTCGTGTCCAACGTCGATCTGTACACGGTGCGGATGTACGACGGCTTCAAGCAGACCATCGCCGGGTGGAGCCGCATCTTTTTCGGCTGCTTCGGGACGCTGGGGCGGCTGGTGGCGACGGGGGCGGCGGTCTTCGTGTTCAGCCTGGTGCCGTGGATCAGCCTTGCGGCTGCGGCGGCGCTGGCGCCTGGGGCGAGCGGTGAGATGGCCGGGCCTTTGTCATCCGTCCTATGGGCTTCCATCGCGGTCTGTCTCCTGCAATGGTCCGTCATGTTTCGCTTTTATCGCCTCAACCGGCTGAACCCCGCCTACGCCATCGCCTATCCGATCGGCGCGGCGGTGGGGCTTTACGCCGTGTATGGGGCGATCCGCCGGCTGGGCGGGAAGCGCGCCATCACCTGGCGCGGCACCACCTACCGGAGCAACCGCCTTGACACAGTGCAGGCTGAAACGCGCCTCGAACAGCCGGTTGGGTGAGACACTTCGATTGACGCATTTTCTTCCTCGTTCGGCGCTATCCGGCGGCCGGGATTCTCCACAAGACCAAGGTGACAATAGGCGAAAAAAGGGGCCGAGGGACTGAGGGGCCAAGGTGTCGAGGGGTCGTGGATGAAGACAAGGGCGCTGATCGCGCGCAACTCTTGCAAAATTGAAGGTGACATACGGTGACACACGCGATTTTTTTCGTTTGCAACTCTTGTGGCGGGCATGTGTTGGGGCGCTTCGCATTTCCGGCGGTTTTGCGTGAAAACGCGCAAGGTGAAACACGACCGGTGTATGCCCGAACAGGCGCGGAAAGTCTCGGGGAATTTCGTTTGTAAGTCCTTGAAAAATGTGCCGGGAAGGTGACACAAGAAGGGGCCAAGGTGTCGAGGTGCCAAGGGGCCGAGAGTGATGCAAGGGGCTGCGGGGCCGAGGGACTTTTTCTTGCGTGTTCATCGCGAGCGTCTCTGCGGGGCGTGGATGGATTGAGCTCCATTCGTTAATCCTTGCTCCGCGCCCGCGCGGGAGGACGCCGTTCCGCTCGACCAAAGGGCCCAAGCGGCCTGGGTATTTCGCCCGGAGGGCGCACGATGGTTGCCAGTGACTTGAGTCACTGGTAAAAAGTCGCCTCTTTATTTCCCCGCCCGGAGGTCGGACGAGGCCAGCGATGCCGACCGCGTACACACAGAACTATTACCATCTCGTCTTCAGCACCAAGGGCCGGTCAAACTACATCAAGCTGGAACTGGAAGCGCGCTTGTACGCGTTCGTCGGCGGGATCGTCCGCGACCTGCGGTGTCAGCTTCTTGGCATCAACGGAATGCCCGACCAC
Proteins encoded in this region:
- a CDS encoding glycosyltransferase, whose amino-acid sequence is MLTVLWFWLGLTLVTGIVWLIRHIQLSKAARVMPPLDSSMYPGKPASTPTVSFLVAAKDEEANIEACLRSMAEQDYPQLELIAVNDRSTDQTGQIMQRIAAETGRLTALNVTAIRDGWFGKNNAMREGVECATGEWLCFTDADCVQVSRRSLSIAMSYALEKNADFLSVLPAHETGSFMESVIQPACSGIMMIWFNPLRVNNPRRKTAYANGAFMLMKRSCYEAIGGHDAVKTELNEDMHMARIAKERGLRLRVVSNVDLYTVRMYDGFKQTIAGWSRIFFGCFGTLGRLVATGAAVFVFSLVPWISLAAAAALAPGASGEMAGPLSSVLWASIAVCLLQWSVMFRFYRLNRLNPAYAIAYPIGAAVGLYAVYGAIRRLGGKRAITWRGTTYRSNRLDTVQAETRLEQPVG